In the Bacteroidales bacterium genome, AGGTAGTGAAAAGAAACACAATATACTTGACTTTTTTCTATGTAACATACCATTTGACAAAATTGACGACATAGTAAAGACGATTAAACCTATATGACAAAAAGAAAAACGGCATATAACATCATATAAATTTTATTGGGGCGGAATTGCCGATTTTATTGTGCTTGCTTCTAATTTAGCTCTTAACGGCGCGACAGGGGATCGCTTCCAAATCCCCAACAAAACTTATATGTACCGTTATGGGGCATTAAAAAACGCACTAAATTACTGAAACCCGATACAAATTTACTACTCCAGCCTGCATTCACTCAGCAACACAAACGCCCTTTGTTGCCGGTGTTTAAGCCCCTTAATTCATCGGTCCGGAGGGCGAAAAGTGGAATTTCTGATGATAAGATCGGATTCCAGGCCGATTTTTTCGCCGCAGGTAAGCGATTTGTTTCCTCTTATCATATCAATGAGCAGTTCCATGGCTTTCATTCCCATCAGATAACCCGGTCTGCTTATGGTTGTGAGTGCCGGCGATATATACGAGGTAAACGGTTCATCGTTGAAACCTGTTACGGCTATGTCATCAGGGACTGAAAGTCCGGCTTCCTGAAAGACTTTCATAACAGCCATGGCAGAGCAGTCGTCGGTTACCACCACGGCATCAGGGATTGGTTTTAGTTGCAGAAGATGACGTGCCGCTTCCACCGATGTTGAAATGGACATGCTGCCATGAATGATCAGTTCCTTTCGAATAGCCATACGCTTTTTTTTCAGCACGTCAGTATATGCCTGATAACAAATTCTTCCAACGGAATAATATTCCAGGTTGGTGATCAGTGCAATCCTCCGGTAGCCGCAACCAGTCAGAAAATCCATCAGAGATCGCACCGATTTGTAGTTATCCGTAATAACGGCGGCGACATCCATTTCAGGAATATCTCTTTCAACAAAAACCAGGGGAATTCCATTGCCTGAAATCTGCTGATACCTTCTGATGTCAATTGTGTCAATGGCCGGGCATATAACCATGCCTTCAGCCCGTGCCCATACAAAATCATCAATTGCTTTCTGTTCATTGCCTGACTGATCATACGAATAGCTGATCAGCAAATGATAGCCGTGCTCCTGTGCCACGATGTTCATGCCATTCAGTACGGTAGAAAAATAATGATTCACCGGTTCCGGAAGGATAACCCCGATGTACCCTGTTTTATTCTTCAACAGCCCAAGAGCCAGCGGATCAGGTTTGTATTTCCATGACTCTGCCAGTTCTTTCACTTTTCGCCGGGTCTCTTCGCTGACCTCGCCTACGTTGCGCAAGGCCCTTGATACAGTCGAAATGGAAATATTAAGTTCCCGGGCAATGTCTTTCAGGGATGTTCTTCTGCTCATAAAAATATGTTATATAACATAAAAAATATTCCACAAACCTTACCGCAAACCTTTGCGGTAAAATTAATTAAATTATTGATAAATAGAAGGTTGTTGACGCAAACTTTTCTTTATTTTTGAAGCAAAGCTATGCGGCATCGTCATGAAGCCGGAAGAGAAATTCAGGTTGTATACAGGAACATGAGGTCGAAAGGTATGAATATCAGCATGCAGCAATGGACAGAAGAGGTAATGAAAAGCCCCGCCAGAAAAGCCATTCCCATCCTTACGCATCCGGGTATACAACTGATTGGCAGAAAGGTGTCGGATGCCGTTACCAACGGATATGTCCATTACTGTGCTATAAAAAGACTGCAGGAGGAATTTCCTTCAGCCGCTGCAACTACCATCATGGATCTGACCGTGGAGGCGGAAGCATTTGGTTGCCGGATCCGGCTGGAAGAGAATGAAATTCCCGCGGTGGCTCTTCCTGTAATAAATAAGGCAGACGATATCAAAGGCCTGAAAATACCTTCCCTTCTGACAGGAAGAATCCCTGAATACCTGAAAGCAATGCAGCTG is a window encoding:
- a CDS encoding LacI family transcriptional regulator encodes the protein MSRRTSLKDIARELNISISTVSRALRNVGEVSEETRRKVKELAESWKYKPDPLALGLLKNKTGYIGVILPEPVNHYFSTVLNGMNIVAQEHGYHLLISYSYDQSGNEQKAIDDFVWARAEGMVICPAIDTIDIRRYQQISGNGIPLVFVERDIPEMDVAAVITDNYKSVRSLMDFLTGCGYRRIALITNLEYYSVGRICYQAYTDVLKKKRMAIRKELIIHGSMSISTSVEAARHLLQLKPIPDAVVVTDDCSAMAVMKVFQEAGLSVPDDIAVTGFNDEPFTSYISPALTTISRPGYLMGMKAMELLIDMIRGNKSLTCGEKIGLESDLIIRNSTFRPPDR